GACGATATGGCTCTTCTAGCTGGATATGGTTCACGCCATTACCAAGTTCCTCTGTTTCCTACGAATAATATCAAATGCCCAATGCTGATACTATGGGGAGGTAAAGATACTTTGATCAATATGGAAGTAATGAGAACTGCTCTTCCTCCCCATGCAAAGGAAGTTTCGGTAAgccttttattttataggTTTGTTGCTCAATATGCTAATATAAGTTAGATTGCTCATTATGAACATCTTGACTTTCTATGGGGCCAGGATGTTAAAGAGGAAGTGTTCCCAGTTGTAATAGATGCCCTTAAGCATCATTCATTAGGCAAAGCCAAACATTTCGTTAAACAAAACGGTTTTCATTAAtgattaattaataatttaaaaaaaaaacttctATATAACGCTTAGATAGATATTTAGAACAACTTTAATTTTGTCAGACTATTTTCAACTTTCATAAACAGCATATCGAAGTGACTTCGAAGAACCATTGTTTCGAGAACGATGCCACGAAATAATGAACTGTTTACCACTTTCACTAGGCTGACTAAAAGCAACTTCTGCAGGCGATATAACGTAACcgtaaatgaatttttttaaagcattgTCTAATAGTAAACTTGCTATCCCTTGTTTGCGTCTTGAAGCTGATACCCAAATCCTGGAAATACCCAATACAAACCCCTTTCGTAgattttcgttttttatatatactGCGGAAGAGGTGCTATTGTTGTTGTTGAGTTCAAGTTCATCGACTATGTATGCAGAAGATATACGCTCTGCCAGAAGTAATCCGACACATTTCTTATCTGATATGAATAGAAATGTGGTATATTTATCTACCCCAATTGTTTCAATAGGCTCACTTGAAAGTTCGTTATTTACGAAAGATAAAGCTTCCTCTGCTTTTCTTTGATCAATTAATGAGCTTTCTGAATTTATGCTGTATATGCAATCGGAACTCAAACCATAGTTAACGCGATAAATAGGAGAGCATTGAAAGGACACAGTAACACCTCCTAGAACCCGAGAATGAAACCTAGAATGAAGCAAAATATCTTCTTCGCTCGTTGAATTGTACTCCATAGAACATTCTGAACAAGTTACGGTGGAATTAGCCAAATCTAAGTGTAACTGGGTCATGTTGTCTGAGCTGTTGGAAATTGCTTTTGGCGTTTgctttttccaatttgGTGTCAGATTTCCACCGTTTCCTAAAAATGCGTCCAAAAATGCTCTTTTGTTGTTTGTTTCATCGGATAAAGGTGCATAATGCTTGCTACCGGTTTTCCTTCCATATGTTTTAGGCTTTACTTGCTTAGGTTTATCATGGGATGGCGGTACTAAGTTATTATAGCGTTCTTTTCTCGAAATGGAGAGAGCTATATGATAATCTTCATGTTCATTTCTTTCGGATAAAGTAATTTTCTGTTCGCATTCTTCACACGTGTAAGTTTCATCAGCTGAATTCTCCGTTGGTTTAGAAACAGCGGTCTGTTGTAGCATATCAAAAATCCCTTTACCTTTACCTCTTTTCAACCTTTTAGGTGACTTTATATCTTTTTCCGAAGATAAttcaaaagaattattttcCCTCATATTTTCGTTCAATAATTTAGCGCGTCCCTCAATAGAAGGTGAAACAGAAGTAGACATGTAGATTTCATCATTggacttttttaaaaaacccTCAATTCCCCTAGAATTACGATCAACCTCTATGATGTTTTGAAAGCTAATAGATAAGTTTGAAATCGGATATACATCGAATTCCTGTTGCAGTTGACGCAACAGTTTGGATGTTGCTTCAACAATAAACTGAGTGCTAATATCAACATTCATAGGTATTTGACTTGACCTTGACTTTCTCAGAAATCTTGATACAACAGTCAAACAAATGGTCTTGGGCCTTCTCATTCCTTCAAGTTCAAGGAATCGTGATCGAAGATCAGATGCGAATACTTGAAACCAGTTAATTGCATCTTCTTCAGACTTCACTTTTTGCtgagaaaaatttttagccGACAACATTGATTTAATCTGAACTTGTGTAGTAATCTCAGTGTTATCAATTCCATGGCACAAATTCCAAACGAGTGGACCGTTAGTTTGACCAAGCTTATCTATCAAAAAGTCCATACTCATATTCCAAACATCCTTAATAGAATCTGTTcctaataaattaattatttcttctcCAAATTTTCCGCCCAGCATTCTTATATCAGTAATCTTTAATGACACTAAATAATCTTGAATTGCATTTTTCGTTAAAATAGTTTGCTTGTTTGGTTTATTACGCGAGCTGACAAGCTTTGAAAGCATTGGGTTAAAAGAAACTCCTGCTGAGCACGTGTATTTGAGTTGCAAGTATATATCATCGCGAATTTCTTTCACGATTTTTGCAgcgtaaaataaaaaaacatcatCCCAATCCCTTTCATAATCTTCTTTCGTTCTATCTAcaacttcttcttcaatgaCCATTCCAAACTCAGCAGGCCATAGTAGCACTGGAGCCTGCGGCAAAGCAACATTTGAGTCCTCAGAGGGAATTTTCAAGTAAGGATATTCCTCCAACACAATCCGTTTAACATCACTCGTAAGTTCAATAAAACATTCGTCAATACTAGCCTTCTTAACCACAGGCGCATGTTTCTTTATGATGTTAAGAATCTTAACGCTTTCGTGCCGATAAGGATCTAAACAGGTTTTATAGTAGTTAGGATTTGGGTTTTCATGGTACTTAGCCTCTGACTCCCCAGCTTTCCAAGTTTTTACATGAGCGGTACAAAGCTCTGgacatttcttttttgcttcagTAACTGTTTCATGGCGTGAAATATTCGCTGCACGGGCTGCGTAGTTTACAGCAATAAGCCCTTGCCATTGTTGAACAGCAAGGGGAACTGAATGGTCTAATCCTAGGCGAACACTTTCGACTTGAGCGTAAAAAGCATCCTGATCAATATGAGCTACAACCCTTAACGGTGAATTTTGTGTACCTGCTTTATCACAATATTGCAAGTCCTTCCAAGagaatttgcttttgcCTAATTCCATTCAGTTCATACCCTCAAAAAAGTTCTTTAATAAGAATCGCTCAAGTTCTATAGCGCGTTCGTGTTGAATTTAGTGGACTAAGGTACTAGATATAGCAACGTTACCTACTACCAGATActaaagcaaaataaattcaaacTCTCATAATGTTGTAACCaaaataaatcatcaaAGGAAATTAGATGTTAAACTTAAAAACTGAATTGAGAGAAAACATTCAggaattttatttaagaGACTACTTTAATATGtaaacatatatataaacACAATGAATATACTGCCGCCATGAAAGGTATTGTATATGATGAACAATTAAGATGAAATTGCTGTTAACAAAGCTgcaaaatattcaaatgCTTCAATTTATTGCATATGATGCTACCTCATAGCAAATTAATCCTTCattcatcattttcaaaatcttctCTTTTGGGCACCGACATATTTAACATGTCCGTATCACTAGTGGATTTCATAGATTGTTCGTAACTTTTTAGTTTATAGCTGTTGACTCTGGATCGTATCTTATTATCTAATTTCGACCTTATTGGGGAATTGAACACAGCCAGAGCTatcaatatatatatatgcacaataaaatatagCTCTTTCCAAACGTGTATTGATTCTTTTAGattcaaaagaaggaaagaGATAATTAGATAGGAGAGAGAGAGGTTTGTTGCTACCATACCAATAACATCATAGACTCGCTTAAAAGGCCCAGGAGTTTCCATATCTGGTTTAAGGAAAAATGGGCGAACATGGCGACGCGTGTATTTTGCAACTGTTTGGATAAAGGCTGCGGAAACAAAAGTCAAATAATATCCAGCAGAAACTCCATGCCACATTGCACTAACAGTGAATGTGCTTAGCGTACTTTTGAACCCTGGACGCTTTCCCTTCTTTGCAACTCTCAAATAAACGTAATTTCGAAGCCATTTATTGGTATTCATGTTCCAAGCCTCAAGAGCACATTTGATATTATCTGCGAATTCGAACTTAATAGGGTCAATATTCTTCACTCGATCCCAACGAGGATGCTTAGAAGAATCCAGGCCATTATAACCAATGCCTGACAATATACATGCACCGTCAGAAAGTTCCCATGCGCCATAATATTTCATTCTTGCAACAAAAGCAGTTATGCAAACGTATCCATATTTTAGCAAAATAGGGGAGGAAGCAAACTTAGGTGTAAGTAGAAACTTTAAAGGATAGATTGAGCTTCCggtaataaataaaatcagcCACAACAGACCTCGCCAGCAACGACCTAAGGCTGGTTCCAAACTGTGTGGTGTTATCTGTTTTTCATAAGGATCAGCCAAAGGCTTAAACATAGAAAGGGTTATAAACCTTTCGTAATCAACATAATCAAAAGCTGGACCAACAAGTAATGagggaaagaaaaatacgTATCCAAGGAAATACAAGATATTAGGAATCTTTCTCAACGCGCGGTCTTTTTGATAAGAAGATAATTCACTTGAAGGAAGACGACCGTCGTAAACAGACCAGGCAAACGCTGTAAGCTTCATACATAGTACCATTTGTGAAGCAGTAATATCAGTATTTTCTGAAGGGTAAATGTACCGAATAACATGGCTGCTAAATGTATGGCCAAGGATTACTATAAATATGATCCATGGCATTCGTGACGATCGATAAAACGCGGCCACGAAATATGTGAACAAAGCGTCAAATAGCAAAACTAAAACGCCATCGTAAAGATGATGAACACCAAtgagataaaataaacCTATGcttattgaaaataagtTTCTAATCCATGGAGCCGA
This region of Schizosaccharomyces pombe strain 972h- genome assembly, chromosome: II genomic DNA includes:
- the eso1 gene encoding mitotic cohesin N-acetyltransferase/DNA polymerase eta Eso1 fusion protein; translation: MELGKSKFSWKDLQYCDKAGTQNSPLRVVAHIDQDAFYAQVESVRLGLDHSVPLAVQQWQGLIAVNYAARAANISRHETVTEAKKKCPELCTAHVKTWKAGESEAKYHENPNPNYYKTCLDPYRHESVKILNIIKKHAPVVKKASIDECFIELTSDVKRIVLEEYPYLKIPSEDSNVALPQAPVLLWPAEFGMVIEEEVVDRTKEDYERDWDDVFLFYAAKIVKEIRDDIYLQLKYTCSAGVSFNPMLSKLVSSRNKPNKQTILTKNAIQDYLVSLKITDIRMLGGKFGEEIINLLGTDSIKDVWNMSMDFLIDKLGQTNGPLVWNLCHGIDNTEITTQVQIKSMLSAKNFSQQKVKSEEDAINWFQVFASDLRSRFLELEGMRRPKTICLTVVSRFLRKSRSSQIPMNVDISTQFIVEATSKLLRQLQQEFDVYPISNLSISFQNIIEVDRNSRGIEGFLKKSNDEIYMSTSVSPSIEGRAKLLNENMRENNSFELSSEKDIKSPKRLKRGKGKGIFDMLQQTAVSKPTENSADETYTCEECEQKITLSERNEHEDYHIALSISRKERYNNLVPPSHDKPKQVKPKTYGRKTGSKHYAPLSDETNNKRAFLDAFLGNGGNLTPNWKKQTPKAISNSSDNMTQLHLDLANSTVTCSECSMEYNSTSEEDILLHSRFHSRVLGGVTVSFQCSPIYRVNYGLSSDCIYSINSESSLIDQRKAEEALSFVNNELSSEPIETIGVDKYTTFLFISDKKCVGLLLAERISSAYIVDELELNNNNSTSSAVYIKNENLRKGFVLGISRIWVSASRRKQGIASLLLDNALKKFIYGYVISPAEVAFSQPSESGKQFIISWHRSRNNGSSKSLRYAVYES
- the ale1 gene encoding MBOAT family O-acyltransferase codes for the protein MAYLIDIPFEYFSSFLGVHPDQLKLLFCFLSAYPFAGILKRLPSAPWIRNLFSISIGLFYLIGVHHLYDGVLVLLFDALFTYFVAAFYRSSRMPWIIFIVILGHTFSSHVIRYIYPSENTDITASQMVLCMKLTAFAWSVYDGRLPSSELSSYQKDRALRKIPNILYFLGYVFFFPSLLVGPAFDYVDYERFITLSMFKPLADPYEKQITPHSLEPALGRCWRGLLWLILFITGSSIYPLKFLLTPKFASSPILLKYGYVCITAFVARMKYYGAWELSDGACILSGIGYNGLDSSKHPRWDRVKNIDPIKFEFADNIKCALEAWNMNTNKWLRNYVYLRVAKKGKRPGFKSTLSTFTVSAMWHGVSAGYYLTFVSAAFIQTVAKYTRRHVRPFFLKPDMETPGPFKRVYDVIGMVATNLSLSYLIISFLLLNLKESIHVWKELYFIVHIYILIALAVFNSPIRSKLDNKIRSRVNSYKLKSYEQSMKSTSDTDMLNMSVPKREDFENDE